The DNA region TCCTACGGGAATACCAACGGTAGTAACGCCACTTCCTATGGTCTGACCAAAGGTAGCAGGTGAAAAAGCAATTACAAGGATAAACGCATAATAAACAACCAACATAATGATGGTGAGTTTCCATGCGAAACTACTTCGTTTTTGTACGAGTTCTGTAAACTTCGGATTGGCTCGTACTCTGTCATAAATATTCTGACTCATAAATGCTCCTTCTTTTGTTATGTGGTAGCTATGAGAGTATTGTAAAGAAGTAACATAGCATTATCGTAGCATTTTATATTTTGAAGATTTACGCAGAATATTTTAGAAAAATATGTGTATATTTGTAACTTTTAGCGGTTTTTCTCAGGGAAATACTTATCAATCTTATAGCCAACACCT from Sulfurospirillum diekertiae includes:
- a CDS encoding DUF485 domain-containing protein, giving the protein MSQNIYDRVRANPKFTELVQKRSSFAWKLTIIMLVVYYAFILVIAFSPATFGQTIGSGVTTVGIPVGFGIIILSFILTGVYIQRANGEFDELNNQIKEEARSAE